Proteins encoded in a region of the Pseudomonas denitrificans (nom. rej.) genome:
- a CDS encoding ABC transporter ATP-binding protein has translation MSLLAQNLTVAYRRQAVVHDVTLPELRRGTLTALIGPNGAGKSTLLRGLAGLEQVRGDLSLDGQSLASLSVGERSRRIAYMPQNLPGGIALSVLDALLASLRVNPFDTELRRADPLAAALEALRRVGILHLRDQRLDRLSGGQRQMVSLAQLLAQRPQVLLLDEPTSALDLNYQLRVMQCVQEEVRRHGLIAIAVLHDIGLAARYADQLAVLHQGRLVAAGGAESILTPQLFGEVYGVQARVERCSRQTLQIIIDEVAC, from the coding sequence ATGAGCTTGCTCGCACAGAACCTGACGGTTGCCTACCGCCGTCAGGCGGTGGTCCACGACGTGACGCTGCCGGAGCTCAGACGCGGCACCCTCACCGCCCTGATCGGCCCCAACGGCGCGGGCAAGTCCACCCTGCTGCGCGGCCTCGCGGGCCTTGAGCAGGTGCGCGGCGACCTGAGCCTGGACGGTCAGTCACTCGCCTCGCTGTCGGTTGGCGAACGCAGCCGGCGCATCGCCTACATGCCGCAGAACCTGCCCGGCGGCATCGCCCTGAGTGTGCTCGACGCGCTGCTCGCCAGCCTGCGGGTCAACCCATTCGACACCGAACTGCGTCGCGCCGACCCGCTGGCCGCCGCCCTCGAAGCGCTGCGTCGGGTCGGCATCCTGCACCTGCGCGACCAGCGCCTGGACCGCCTCTCCGGCGGCCAACGGCAGATGGTCAGCCTGGCCCAGTTGCTGGCGCAGCGTCCGCAGGTGTTGCTGCTGGACGAGCCCACCAGCGCGCTGGATCTGAACTACCAGCTGCGGGTCATGCAGTGCGTGCAGGAGGAAGTGCGCCGCCACGGTCTGATCGCCATCGCCGTGCTCCACGACATCGGCCTCGCCGCGCGTTACGCCGATCAGCTGGCGGTGCTGCACCAGGGCCGGCTGGTGGCTGCCGGAGGCGCCGAATCCATCCTTACACCGCAACTGTTCGGCGAGGTGTACGGCGTGCAGGCGCGAGTGGAACGCTGCTCCCGGCAGACGCTGCAGATCATCATCGACGAAGTGGCCTGCTGA
- a CDS encoding LysR family transcriptional regulator — protein MKTPDIEAIRAFLLVAELKSFTRAAEATGATQAAISLKIKRLEESLGRPLLERTPRRVTLSAHGSVFLASARRLLASYDETLRCFNTPRRTLRIGVSHHILGADLSHWLKRLAQADPEVIVAFSLGTSRQMLESYEEGALDIALILRHDNRRQDGEVIGSERFGWMAAESFELEDGSPLPLAIQPAPCGMRSMVENALQTQSRSWTEAFVGSGILAIGAAVSAGIGIGAMVERMAPSGCTDVRERFGLPELPPRDVVLYSAHRDAQTRALISTLSQAIAA, from the coding sequence ATGAAAACCCCTGATATAGAAGCCATCCGCGCCTTCCTGCTGGTCGCCGAGCTGAAGAGTTTCACCCGCGCCGCCGAAGCTACCGGCGCCACCCAGGCGGCCATCAGCCTGAAGATCAAGCGCCTGGAGGAATCTCTCGGCCGCCCGCTGCTGGAGCGCACGCCGCGCCGCGTCACGCTGTCGGCCCACGGCTCGGTGTTCCTCGCCAGCGCCCGCCGCCTGCTGGCCAGCTACGACGAAACCCTGCGTTGCTTCAACACGCCGCGCCGTACCCTGCGCATCGGCGTCAGCCACCACATCCTCGGCGCCGACCTGAGCCATTGGCTCAAGCGTCTGGCCCAGGCCGACCCGGAGGTAATAGTCGCCTTCAGCCTCGGCACCTCGCGGCAGATGCTGGAGAGCTACGAAGAAGGCGCGCTGGATATCGCGCTGATCCTGCGCCACGACAACCGCCGCCAGGATGGCGAGGTGATCGGCAGCGAACGCTTCGGCTGGATGGCCGCCGAGTCCTTCGAACTGGAGGATGGCTCGCCGCTGCCGCTGGCGATCCAGCCGGCGCCCTGCGGCATGCGCAGCATGGTCGAAAACGCGCTGCAGACGCAGAGCCGTAGCTGGACCGAAGCCTTCGTCGGCTCGGGGATTCTCGCCATTGGCGCGGCAGTGTCGGCCGGTATCGGCATCGGTGCCATGGTCGAACGCATGGCGCCATCAGGTTGCACGGATGTGCGCGAACGCTTCGGCCTGCCGGAGCTGCCGCCCCGCGACGTGGTGCTCTACAGCGCCCATCGCGACGCCCAGACCCGCGCGCTGATCAGCACGCTGAGCCAGGCCATCGCCGCCTGA
- a CDS encoding ABC transporter substrate-binding protein, which yields MPFLSSRASRSRLTHAFATLALLCLGWFGLALPAQALTVTDVLGRKVEVNGNAQRVVLGEGRLFFALALLDRDNPFQRVVGWQNDVRLLDPHTFDVYAQRFPQVKQIPLIGQASEQSVSAEQILALKPDLAVFSIAGEGPTQHSPIADILAAAGVPVVFVDFRVHPIEGVRTSLTALGAALGRQAEADQYLKFYDTHLQRIRDGVAGLDDAHKPSVFLELLAGVWQAPGHTTGKSGLGSVIDAVGGRNIAAGVVPGALGDISVEYALSAKPDIYIATGNRNPGLILGAGVSQQQARESLGKVLQRPEFATLGAIRTGNAHGLWHDFYNSPFNILAIEAMARWVHPERFADLDPAKTQAQINQDFLRIGLDGTYWIDAGQPE from the coding sequence ATGCCCTTCCTGTCGTCCCGCGCTTCCCGCTCCCGTCTGACTCACGCCTTCGCCACCCTCGCCCTGCTCTGCCTCGGCTGGTTCGGCCTCGCCCTGCCCGCCCAGGCGCTCACCGTCACCGACGTGCTCGGGCGGAAGGTCGAAGTGAACGGCAACGCCCAGCGCGTAGTGCTGGGTGAAGGCCGACTGTTCTTCGCCCTCGCCCTGCTCGACCGCGACAATCCCTTCCAGCGCGTGGTCGGCTGGCAGAACGACGTGCGCCTGCTCGACCCGCACACCTTCGACGTCTACGCCCAGCGCTTCCCCCAGGTGAAGCAGATTCCGCTGATTGGCCAGGCCTCGGAGCAGAGCGTCAGCGCCGAGCAGATACTCGCGCTGAAGCCGGACCTCGCGGTGTTCAGCATCGCCGGCGAAGGCCCGACCCAGCACAGCCCGATCGCCGACATCCTCGCCGCCGCCGGCGTGCCGGTGGTGTTCGTCGACTTCCGCGTGCACCCCATCGAGGGCGTGCGCACCAGCCTCACCGCGCTGGGCGCAGCGCTCGGCCGCCAGGCCGAGGCGGACCAGTACCTGAAGTTCTACGACACCCACCTGCAGCGCATCCGCGACGGCGTGGCCGGGCTGGATGACGCGCACAAGCCGAGCGTGTTCCTCGAACTGCTGGCCGGCGTCTGGCAGGCGCCGGGCCACACCACCGGCAAGAGCGGCCTGGGCAGCGTGATCGACGCAGTGGGGGGGCGCAACATCGCCGCCGGCGTGGTACCCGGCGCGCTGGGCGACATCAGCGTGGAGTACGCCCTGTCGGCGAAACCGGATATCTACATCGCCACCGGCAACCGCAATCCGGGGCTGATCCTCGGCGCCGGCGTCAGCCAGCAGCAGGCCCGCGAGAGCCTGGGCAAAGTCCTGCAACGCCCCGAGTTCGCCACCCTCGGCGCGATTCGCACCGGCAACGCCCACGGCCTCTGGCACGACTTCTACAACTCGCCCTTCAACATCCTCGCCATCGAGGCCATGGCACGCTGGGTCCACCCGGAACGCTTCGCCGATCTCGACCCGGCAAAGACGCAGGCGCAGATCAACCAGGACTTCCTGCGCATCGGCCTGGACGGCACCTACTGGATCGACGCCGGCCAGCCTGAATGA
- a CDS encoding FecCD family ABC transporter permease, whose translation MNAALDKIDLQQARHERRLQVRRRGAVLVALLVLLLGSMAWDLLSGPSGLTPAALFHGLLHPGELEPSQRVIIWNVRLPYAVMALLVGGALALAGAEMQTILDNPLASPFTLGVSSSAALGASLAIFFHLGNAWLSANAAVSLAAFVFACLSLVLLQLLSRLRGGGVESLVLFGIALVFSCNAAVALLQMMASEDVLQQLVFWTLGSLARADWHKAGALALVLALCLPFSQAAASKLTVLRMGEDRARSLGVDVRRLRRFALLRICLLSACAVAFVGTIGFIGLVGPHIARMLIGEDQRFYLPASALVGALLLSLSSVASKLLMPGLIVPVGIVTALVGVPIFITLICRGGRSA comes from the coding sequence ATGAACGCCGCCCTGGACAAGATCGACCTGCAGCAGGCACGCCACGAGCGCCGGCTGCAAGTGCGCCGCCGTGGGGCGGTGCTGGTCGCGCTGCTCGTCTTGCTGCTGGGCTCAATGGCCTGGGACCTGCTCAGCGGGCCGTCCGGGCTGACGCCCGCCGCGCTGTTCCATGGCCTGCTGCATCCGGGCGAACTGGAGCCGAGCCAGCGGGTGATCATCTGGAACGTGCGCCTGCCCTACGCGGTGATGGCGCTGCTGGTAGGCGGCGCGCTGGCCCTGGCCGGCGCGGAAATGCAGACCATCCTCGACAACCCGCTGGCCAGCCCCTTCACCCTCGGCGTGTCGTCCTCCGCCGCGCTGGGCGCCTCGCTGGCGATCTTCTTCCACCTCGGCAATGCCTGGCTCTCGGCCAACGCCGCGGTGTCGCTGGCGGCCTTCGTCTTCGCCTGCCTGTCGCTGGTGCTGCTGCAGCTGCTCTCGCGCCTGCGCGGCGGCGGCGTGGAAAGCCTGGTGCTGTTCGGCATCGCCCTGGTGTTCAGCTGCAACGCGGCGGTGGCGCTGCTGCAGATGATGGCCAGCGAGGACGTGCTGCAACAGCTGGTGTTCTGGACCCTCGGCAGCCTCGCCCGTGCCGACTGGCACAAGGCTGGCGCGCTGGCCCTGGTGCTCGCGCTCTGCCTGCCCTTCTCCCAGGCCGCCGCGTCGAAACTCACCGTGCTGCGCATGGGCGAGGACCGCGCCCGCAGCCTTGGCGTGGACGTGCGCCGCCTGCGCCGCTTCGCCCTGCTGCGTATCTGCCTGCTGTCGGCGTGCGCGGTGGCCTTCGTCGGCACCATCGGCTTCATCGGTCTGGTCGGCCCGCACATCGCGCGCATGCTGATCGGCGAGGACCAGCGTTTCTACCTGCCGGCCAGTGCGCTGGTCGGCGCGCTGCTGCTATCGCTGTCGTCGGTGGCCAGCAAGCTGCTGATGCCGGGATTGATCGTGCCGGTGGGCATCGTCACCGCGCTGGTGGGCGTGCCGATATTCATCACGCTGATCTGCCGGGGAGGACGCAGCGCATGA
- a CDS encoding 2-hydroxyacid dehydrogenase, whose amino-acid sequence MIFLYNAEPEHAEKWRALLTAQVPDLEFVEGFDAVDPARVTYLLTWKAVADIERYTGLRVLFAAGAGVDQFDLAKIPESVALVRMVDDSLADIMAEFVVMSALALHREMPAYRGQQASQVWEPLSILPAATSRVGVMGLGQLGQACLAQLRHLKFQLLGWNRSARQIDGVQTYTGPEELASFLSQCDILVNLLPLTDSTRGILNRETLAQLPKGAGLINVGRGEHVVEADLVAALDAGQVGAAILDVFREEPLPQDHPLWSHPHVWVTPHIASTMQVEGGAAVVAKNILRDLDGAELLHTVNRQTGY is encoded by the coding sequence GTGATCTTTCTTTACAACGCCGAACCCGAACACGCCGAGAAATGGCGGGCCCTGCTGACCGCCCAGGTGCCGGACCTGGAATTCGTCGAGGGCTTCGATGCGGTTGACCCGGCGCGTGTCACCTACCTGCTGACCTGGAAGGCGGTCGCCGACATCGAGCGCTACACCGGCCTGCGCGTGCTGTTCGCGGCGGGAGCCGGGGTGGACCAGTTCGACCTGGCGAAGATCCCCGAGTCGGTGGCGCTGGTGCGCATGGTCGATGACTCCCTGGCGGACATCATGGCCGAGTTCGTGGTGATGTCGGCGCTTGCCCTGCACCGCGAGATGCCGGCCTACCGCGGGCAGCAGGCCAGTCAGGTCTGGGAGCCGCTGAGCATCCTGCCGGCGGCGACCAGCCGTGTCGGCGTGATGGGTCTCGGCCAGCTGGGCCAGGCGTGCCTCGCGCAACTGCGCCACCTGAAGTTCCAGCTGCTGGGCTGGAACCGCTCCGCGCGGCAGATCGACGGGGTGCAGACCTACACCGGCCCCGAGGAACTGGCGAGCTTCCTGTCGCAGTGCGACATCCTGGTCAACCTGCTGCCGCTGACCGACAGCACCCGCGGCATTCTCAACCGCGAGACGCTGGCGCAACTGCCCAAGGGGGCGGGGCTGATCAACGTTGGCCGGGGCGAGCACGTGGTGGAAGCCGATCTGGTCGCAGCGCTGGATGCGGGGCAGGTCGGCGCGGCGATCCTCGATGTATTCCGCGAGGAACCGTTGCCGCAGGACCATCCGCTGTGGTCGCACCCGCACGTCTGGGTCACTCCGCACATCGCCAGCACCATGCAGGTGGAAGGCGGCGCGGCGGTGGTGGCGAAGAACATCCTGCGCGACCTGGATGGCGCCGAGCTGCTGCACACGGTGAATCGCCAGACCGGTTACTGA
- a CDS encoding MFS transporter, translating into MLFNVIDGLDAMAMAFTGSRVSAEWGLGAGQLGVLLSASLLGMAGGSLLGSRADLHGRRPLLLAALSLSGLSMLLSFCSQDYYQLLLLRVLTGLGIGAVLVGANVLAYESASTRRRNLAIALQSVAFALGAGLGGLLAHQFNEWIGWRYVFLAGGGVTLAGAVAGAFWLRESPQFIRLAATTPRVPRSEVYGQLFAARQWRLTASLALALFLAMAGFYFVMSWTPTLMVRNGFTEQQGAVDGLLLSCGGMLGALLVGLSANRSGGRALLLGLLLLNALVMVLMAVLVAESALPVAVGVLAGMALNGAIAALFVLAPQSFPAAIRASGVGLVLATGRLGAIIAPAIAGSLLVAQWSTGAVFLLFAGGQIVAALMVWLGYRRIVQAST; encoded by the coding sequence ATGCTCTTCAACGTCATCGACGGGCTGGACGCCATGGCTATGGCCTTTACCGGCAGCCGCGTGTCCGCGGAATGGGGGCTGGGCGCGGGCCAGCTTGGCGTGTTGCTCAGCGCCAGCCTGCTGGGCATGGCCGGCGGTTCGCTGCTCGGCTCCCGGGCTGACCTGCACGGCCGCCGGCCACTGCTGCTGGCGGCGCTGTCGTTGAGCGGCCTGAGCATGCTGCTGTCGTTCTGCAGCCAGGACTACTACCAGCTGCTGCTGCTTCGGGTACTCACCGGCCTGGGCATCGGCGCGGTGCTGGTGGGCGCCAATGTGCTGGCCTACGAGTCCGCCAGCACACGCCGGAGGAACCTGGCGATTGCCTTGCAATCGGTCGCCTTTGCCCTGGGCGCGGGTCTGGGTGGGCTGCTGGCGCACCAGTTCAATGAATGGATCGGCTGGCGCTACGTGTTCCTGGCCGGTGGCGGAGTCACGCTGGCTGGCGCGGTGGCGGGCGCATTCTGGCTGCGCGAGTCGCCGCAGTTCATCAGGCTCGCAGCCACCACGCCGCGAGTGCCGCGCAGCGAGGTCTACGGGCAGTTGTTCGCTGCCCGGCAGTGGCGACTGACCGCATCGTTGGCGCTGGCGCTGTTCCTGGCGATGGCGGGCTTCTACTTCGTGATGAGCTGGACGCCGACACTGATGGTCCGCAACGGATTCACCGAGCAGCAGGGGGCCGTCGACGGGCTGCTGCTGTCCTGCGGCGGCATGCTCGGCGCGTTGCTGGTGGGCTTGTCGGCGAATCGCAGCGGAGGACGGGCTCTACTGCTCGGACTGCTGCTGCTCAACGCGCTGGTGATGGTGCTGATGGCCGTGCTGGTCGCCGAATCGGCGCTGCCGGTTGCCGTTGGCGTGTTAGCGGGGATGGCCCTCAACGGGGCCATCGCGGCGCTGTTCGTCCTCGCGCCGCAGTCCTTCCCGGCGGCGATTCGCGCCAGTGGCGTGGGGCTGGTACTGGCGACCGGGCGGCTGGGGGCGATCATCGCACCCGCCATCGCCGGGAGCCTGCTCGTCGCGCAGTGGAGCACGGGGGCGGTGTTCCTGCTCTTTGCTGGCGGCCAGATAGTGGCGGCACTGATGGTCTGGCTCGGCTATCGGCGGATTGTGCAGGCATCCACCTGA
- a CDS encoding GlxA family transcriptional regulator, translating to MERRQFSESMQGQNLRFVGDRKAEPQRPRKVGFVLLENFSLPAFTQALDTLVTANLIREGAFATRTYSLDGESVTSDLGLVICPASALESKYLDMDLLVVCGGLRTPLKDMPNLSRLLHLADERGIVLAGLWNGAWFLGKAGLLDGHKCAVHPENRASLAEVARNSVVTAESYILDRNRLTAGSPTGAFNLVLEWIHNLHGRELVEGIVDILAFEESRYRRTRPALHEKMTQPLRDVLNLMSANIEEPLSTDQLSECVGRSKRQLERLFQEQLGTSPVRYYLELRITESRRLLQHSDLSLVEVALACGFVSPSHFSKCYTSFFGHSPSKEVRFGCVRSAK from the coding sequence GTGGAAAGACGACAGTTCAGCGAGTCCATGCAGGGGCAGAACCTGCGCTTCGTCGGCGATCGCAAGGCCGAGCCGCAGCGCCCGCGCAAGGTCGGTTTCGTCCTGCTGGAGAACTTCTCCCTCCCGGCCTTCACCCAGGCGCTGGACACCCTGGTCACTGCCAATCTGATCCGTGAAGGCGCCTTCGCCACGCGCACCTACAGCCTCGATGGCGAGTCGGTCACCAGCGACCTGGGGCTGGTCATCTGCCCGGCCTCCGCGCTGGAAAGCAAGTACCTGGACATGGACCTGCTGGTGGTGTGTGGTGGCCTGCGCACACCGCTCAAGGACATGCCCAACCTGAGTCGCCTGCTGCACCTTGCCGACGAGCGCGGCATCGTTCTGGCCGGCCTGTGGAACGGCGCCTGGTTCCTCGGCAAGGCAGGCCTGCTGGACGGCCACAAGTGCGCGGTGCACCCCGAGAACCGCGCCTCGCTGGCGGAGGTTGCGCGCAACAGCGTGGTGACCGCCGAGAGCTACATCCTCGACCGCAACCGCCTCACCGCCGGTAGCCCCACTGGCGCTTTCAACCTGGTGCTGGAGTGGATTCACAACTTGCACGGCCGCGAGCTGGTGGAGGGTATCGTCGATATCCTCGCCTTCGAGGAATCGCGCTACCGGCGCACCCGCCCGGCACTGCACGAGAAGATGACCCAGCCGCTGCGCGACGTGCTCAACCTCATGAGTGCGAACATCGAGGAGCCGTTGAGCACCGACCAGTTGTCCGAGTGTGTAGGCCGCTCCAAGCGCCAGCTGGAGCGGCTGTTCCAGGAGCAGCTGGGGACCTCGCCGGTGCGCTATTACCTGGAGCTGCGCATCACCGAAAGCCGGCGTCTGCTGCAGCATTCCGATCTGTCGCTGGTGGAGGTGGCGCTGGCTTGCGGCTTCGTTTCGCCCAGCCATTTCAGCAAGTGCTACACGTCCTTCTTCGGCCATTCGCCGTCGAAGGAAGTGCGCTTCGGCTGCGTGCGCTCGGCCAAGTGA
- a CDS encoding DinB family protein: MLIQAFAYKCWSDRRTLDAIARIEPERFPEEHAFALQQLNHMAIVEDLFRARLQGEADPHPATNTQSVPGFDELRERLLTSAQWYVEQLAALTPERAREVIRFRFTDGRSGSLTREEMFFHILNHATYHRGSIARALDQAGVAHPADTYTVFVHTTQPERREG; this comes from the coding sequence ATGCTGATCCAGGCTTTCGCCTACAAATGCTGGTCGGACCGCCGGACACTGGATGCCATCGCCCGGATCGAGCCCGAGCGTTTCCCCGAGGAACACGCCTTTGCCCTCCAGCAGCTCAACCACATGGCCATAGTCGAGGACTTGTTCCGCGCGCGGTTGCAGGGCGAAGCGGACCCGCACCCGGCCACCAATACCCAGTCGGTGCCCGGCTTTGACGAGCTGCGCGAGCGCCTGCTGACTTCCGCCCAGTGGTACGTCGAGCAACTCGCCGCCCTGACCCCGGAGCGTGCGCGGGAGGTCATCCGCTTCCGCTTCACCGATGGCCGCAGCGGCAGCCTGACCCGCGAGGAGATGTTCTTCCACATCCTCAACCACGCCACCTACCACCGCGGCTCCATCGCCCGCGCGCTGGACCAGGCTGGCGTGGCGCATCCGGCGGACACCTACACGGTGTTCGTGCACACCACCCAGCCCGAGCGCCGCGAAGGCTGA
- a CDS encoding SDR family oxidoreductase yields the protein MKSNEAGRNKVAMVFGGSRGIGAAAARQLAADGFAVALTYVSRPDSAQALVAEIESGGGRAIAIQADSADAGAIRDAVSAAVEHFGELDVAVVNAGVLRLARIDTLSVEDLDLMLDVNIRGVILSVQAVVARMRDGGRVITIGSNTASGRTSVEGAVYSMTKAAVARLVQGLALDLAPRRITVNNIQPGPTATDMTQAHLEALAELVPLGRVAQPSEIAGLVSYLASPAAAHMSGSSLTLDGGYAL from the coding sequence ATGAAGAGCAACGAAGCAGGGCGCAACAAGGTCGCCATGGTTTTTGGCGGTTCCCGAGGTATCGGTGCCGCAGCGGCAAGGCAACTGGCAGCCGACGGATTCGCCGTGGCGCTAACCTATGTGTCACGGCCGGACAGCGCCCAGGCGCTGGTCGCCGAGATCGAATCCGGCGGAGGCCGGGCCATTGCCATCCAGGCTGACAGCGCGGACGCCGGCGCCATCCGCGACGCGGTGTCGGCGGCGGTCGAACACTTCGGTGAGCTCGATGTGGCGGTGGTGAATGCCGGCGTGCTCCGGCTGGCGCGTATCGACACGCTCAGCGTCGAGGACCTCGACCTGATGCTCGACGTGAACATCCGCGGCGTCATCCTCTCGGTCCAGGCTGTGGTAGCCCGCATGCGTGACGGTGGGCGGGTGATCACCATCGGCAGCAACACGGCATCCGGTCGTACTTCGGTGGAGGGCGCCGTGTACTCGATGACCAAGGCCGCCGTGGCGCGGCTGGTACAAGGGCTGGCACTGGACCTGGCGCCGCGCCGGATCACCGTCAACAATATCCAGCCCGGCCCGACCGCGACGGACATGACGCAGGCGCATCTGGAGGCGCTGGCTGAACTCGTCCCGCTCGGACGAGTCGCCCAGCCTTCTGAGATCGCCGGCCTGGTCTCGTATCTCGCCAGCCCGGCTGCGGCCCACATGAGCGGCTCGAGCCTGACGCTGGATGGCGGCTATGCCCTGTAA